A genomic region of Trifolium pratense cultivar HEN17-A07 linkage group LG3, ARS_RC_1.1, whole genome shotgun sequence contains the following coding sequences:
- the LOC123913158 gene encoding transcription termination factor MTERF2, chloroplastic: MFLSCQKHTLYYHSSYSIHSSKNPKLIIINCQNPNEQQQQHQKNHPIPRTQNSKSTSFLIHHLSQKNNNNNNTNPSPTELQDPTPHEEKIKLLELSLVRKRTPQFPGSIYAQSSSDPDVGSSLPPLRTIFQSGDEEEEKMIMQAIEIRRKVTQEVFKGAMQKGKFGITYSTNLVDRLGGFIDYVMIEAANLKRLPEYSNSTFNLRAKTVIEDSQVVPLIRWLKHNSLSYPEIAKLILMSRGKLESIRNRVEWLKSVLVKGDFIGDAMLKSGDNFLQRSDAELDEIVKYLMSNGVRRDWMGYVLSRCPKLLSYNLEEVKTRVQFYLDMGLDEKDFGTMVFDFPKALGHYSLEEMHRKVDYLKEFGLESKDVGKLLAFRPELMACSIEERWQPLVKYLYYYGITRDGMKRMLIIKPMVFCVDLEMTIVPKVKFFQDLGVTNDGIANMLVKFPPLLTYSLYKKIRPVVIFLMTKAGVTEESIAKVVALGPQLLGCHIVHKLEVNVKYYLSLGIRLRQLGEMVADFPMLLRYNTDVLRPKYTYLRRTMVRTLQDLIEFPRFFSYSLEGRIIPRHKVLVENQINVKLKCMLACTDEEFDKMVKNIIRKRNKIQSSVMKANTTHPQSLIAGDITTTP, from the exons atgttTCTTTCATGTCAAAAACACACCCTTTACTATCATTCTTCTTATTCTATCCACTCTTCAAAAAACCCAAAACTCATTATAATCAATTGTCAAAACCCaaatgaacaacaacaacaacaccaaaAAAACCACCCTATTCCAAGAacacaaaattcaaaatcaacatCATTTCTAATTCACCACCTTtcacaaaaaaacaacaacaacaacaacactaaCCCTTCACCCACTGAGCTACAAGACCCAACACCCCATGaagaaaaaatcaaacttttagAACTTTCTTTAGTAAGAAAAAGAACCCCTCAATTTCCTGGTTCAATTTATGCTCAATCTTCTAGTGATCCTGATGTGGGTTcttctcttcctcctcttcgTACCATTTTTCAATCGGGTGATGAAGAAGAGGAAAAGATGATTATGCAAGCTATTGAGATTCGTAGGAAGGTTACTCAAGAAGTTTTTAAAGGTGCAATGCAAAAGGGTAAATTTGGAATTACTTATAGTACTAATTTGGTTGATAGGTTGGGTGGTTTCATTGATTATGTTATGATTGAAGCTGCTAATTTGAAAAGATTACCGGAATATTCCAACTCAACTTTTAATTTACGCGCCAAAACTGTTATTGAAGATTCACAAGTTGTGCCACTTATCAG ATGGTTGAAGCATAATTCGTTATCGTATCCTGAGATAGCTAAGCTTATTTTGATGTCAAGAGGGAAacttgagtccataaggaaccGTGTTGAGTGGTTGAAGTCGGTGCTGGTTAAGGGAGATTTTATTGGTGATGCAATGTTGAAGAGTGGAGATAATTTTTTGCAGCGGAGCGATGCGGAGTTGGATGAGATTGTTAAGTATTTAATGTCTAATGGAGTTAGGAGGGACTGGATGGGTTATGTTTTGAGTCGGTGTCCGAAGTTGTTATCTTATAACTTGGAAGAAGTGAAGACTCGTGTGCAGTTCTATCTGGATATGGGTTTAGACGAGAAGGATTTTGGCACCATGGTTTTTGATTTTCCTAAAGCACTTGGTCACTATAGTCTCGAAGAAATGCACCGAAAG GTTGATTACTTGAAAGAATTCGGACTTGAAAGTAAGGATGTTGGTAAGTTGCTTGCATTTAGGCCAGAGTTGATGGCGTGCAGCATTGAAGAACGGTGGCAACCTCTTGTTAAGTATCTGTACTATTATGGGATTACCCGAGATGGGATGAAGAGAATGCTTATCATTAAACCAATGGTATTTTGCGTTGACTTGGAGATGACTATTGTGCCAAAG gtAAAGTTTTTTCAGGACTTGGGGGTTACAAATGACGGGATTGCCAACATGCTTGTAAAATTTCCTCCTCTACTCACTTACAGCCTGTACAAGAAGATTAGGCCTGTG GTCATATTCTTGATGACCAAGGCTGGAGTCACTGAAGAATCTATTGCAAAGGTTGTTGCTCTTGGACCTCAACTCTTAGGATGCCACATAGTACATAAGCTGGAAGTAAatgtaaaatattatttgtcTCTTGGCATACGCCTTCGGCAACTTGGTGAAATGGTTGCTGATTTCCCGATGCTGCTCAGATACAATACAGATGTTCTCCGTCCTAAGTATACGTATCTGCGGAGAACCATGGTTCGAACTTTGCAAGATCTCATTGAGTTTCCAAG GTTTTTCAGCTATTCTCTGGAGGGTCGAATTATCCCAAGACACAAGGTTCTGGTAGAGAATCAGATTAATGTCAAGCTAAAATGCATGTTAGCTTGCACAGATGAAGAATTTGACAAAATGGTCAAGAATATTATTAGAAAACGCAACAAAATTCAATCTTCTGTCATGAAGGCGAATACCACTCATCCACAATCTCTCATTGCAGGGGATATTACTACTACCCCCTag
- the LOC123913373 gene encoding glycine-rich RNA-binding protein GRP2A-like, translating into MASADVEYRCFVGGLAWATDSDALEKAFSQYGEVIDSKIINDRETGRSRGFGFVTFADEKSMRDAIEGMNGQDMNGRNITVNEAQSRGSGGGGRGGGGYGGGGGGGSYGGGRREGGGGYSRGGGGGYGGGGGYGGGRDRSYGGGNDGGYSRGGSGGGNW; encoded by the exons ATGGCTTCCGCAGATGTTGAGTACCGTTGCTTCGTTGGTGGTCTTGCATGGGCCACTGACAGTGATGCTCTCGAGAAAGCCTTCTCTCAGTACGGCGAGGTCATCGATTCGAAG ATTATTAACGATCGTGAGACTGGAAGATCAAGAGGATTCGGATTTGTGACTTTTGCTGATGAGAAATCAATGAGAGATGCTATTGAAGGAATGAACGGTCAGGACATGAACGGACGTAACATAACTGTGAACGAAGCTCAGAGCCGTGGAAGCGGAGGAGGAGGCCGTGGTGGTGGTGGATAtggtggaggaggtggtggCGGTAGCTACGGTGGTGGTCGCCGTGAAGGTGGAGGTGGATACAGCagaggtggtggtggaggatatggtggtggtggtggttatggTGGTGGAAGGGATCGTTCTTATGGTGGTGGAAATGACGGTGGTTACTCCCGTGGAGGTAGTGGTGGTGGAAACTGGTAG
- the LOC123913374 gene encoding glycine-rich RNA-binding, abscisic acid-inducible protein-like, whose protein sequence is MASSDVEYRCFVGGLAWATDSDALAKAFSSYGEITDSKVINDRESGRSRGFGFVTFATEKSMRDAIEGMNGQDIDGRNITVNEAQSRSRGGGGGGGGYGGGGGGGYGGGGGGYGGGGRREGGYNRSSGGGGYGSGGGGGYGGGRDRGYGGGGDRGYGGGGGDRGYGGGGDRGYGGGGYSRGGGGGGSGGNWRDRD, encoded by the exons ATGGCCTCTTCTGATGTTGAATACCGATGCTTCGTCGGCGGTCTTGCCTGGGCCACTGACAGCGACGCCCTTGCCAAAGCCTTTTCGTCCTACGGCGAAATCACTGATTCCAAG gtTATTAATGATCGTGAAAGTGGAAGATCAAGAGGATTTGGATTTGTGACTTTTGCTACCGAGAAATCGATGAGAGATGCAATTGAAGGGATGAACGGTCAAGATATTGATGGCCGTAATATTACTGTGAATGAAGCTCAGTCCCGTAGTAGAGGCggtggaggaggtggtggtggataTGGTGGAGGTGGCGGTGGTGGATATGGAGGAGGTGGCGGTGGATATGGCGGTGGTGGCCGTCGTGAAGGTGGATACAACAGAAGCAGTGGTGGTGGAGGTTATGGTAGTGGAGGAGGAGGTGGTTATGGTGGAGGAAGGGATCGTGGATATGGTGGTGGCGGTGATCGTGGTTatggtggtggaggtggtgaTAGGggatatggtggtggtggtgatcgtGGATATGGTGGAGGTGGCTACTCACgcggtggaggtggtggtggaagCGGTGGAAACTGGAGGGATAGGGATTAG